From a single Arachis hypogaea cultivar Tifrunner chromosome 3, arahy.Tifrunner.gnm2.J5K5, whole genome shotgun sequence genomic region:
- the LOC112790095 gene encoding trifunctional UDP-glucose 4,6-dehydratase/UDP-4-keto-6-deoxy-D-glucose 3,5-epimerase/UDP-4-keto-L-rhamnose-reductase RHM1-like, with translation MGSYTPKNILITGAAGFIASHVANRLIRSYPDYKIVVLDKLDYCSNLKNLLPSKSCRNFKFVKGDIGSADLVNYLLITESIDTIMHFAAQTHVDNSFGNSFEFTKNNIYGTHVLLEACKVTGQIRRFIHVSTDEVYGETEEDAIVGNHEASQLLPTNPYSATKAGAEMLVMAYGRSYGLPVITTRGNNVYGPNQFPEKLIPKFILLAMQGKNLPIHGDGSNVRSYLYCEDVAEAFEVVLHKGEVGHVYNIGTKKERRVIDVAKDICKLFNIDPDTSIKLVENRPFNDQRYFLDDQKLKNIGWSERTTWEEGLKKTMEWYTKNPDWWGDVSGALLPHPRMLMMPGGMERHLEGSEGEKPASVGSSNTRMVVPSPKNSSTAQQKHPFKFLIYGRTGWIGGLLGKLCEKQGIPYEYGKGRLEDRSSLVGDIQSVKPTHVFNAAGVTGRPNVDWCESHKTETIRTNVAGTLTLADVCREQGILMINYATGCIFEYDAAHPQGSGIGFKEEDKPNFIGSFYSKTKAMVEELLREYENVCTLRVRMPISSDLSNPRNFITKISRYNKVVNIPNSMTILDELLPISIEMAKRNLKGIWNFTNPGVVSHNEILEMYRNYIDPKYKWTNFTLEEQAKVIVAPRSNNEMDASKLKKEFPELLPIKESLIKYVFEPNKKN, from the exons ATGGGTTCATATACCCCAAAAAACATCCTCATTACTGGGGCAGCGGGATTTATTGCATCTCATGTTGCCAACCGCCTTATCAGGAGCTACCCTGACTACAAAATTGTTGTGCTTGACAAGCTTGATTACTGTTCTAATCTCAAGAACCTTCTGCCTTCAAAATCATGTCGCAATTTCAAGTTTGTCAAGGGAGACATTGGAAGTGCCGATCTTGTGAACTACCTTCTCATCACTGAATCCATCGACACAATAATGCACTTCGCTGCTCAAACACACGTTGACAACTCCTTCGGTAACAGCTTTGAGTTCACCAAGAACAACATATATGGCACTCATGTCCTTCTAGAAGCTTGCAAAGTAACTGGTCAGATCAGGAGATTCATTCATGTTAGCACCGACGAGGTGTATGGAGAGACAGAAGAGGATGCCATAGTCGGGAACCACGAAGCGTCTCAATTGCTTCCCACGAACCCTTATTCCGCAACGAAAGCCGGGGCAGAGATGCTTGTCATGGCGTACGGAAGGTCGTACGGGTTACCGGTAATCACCACACGTGGAAACAATGTTTACGGTCCAAATCAGTTCCCTGAGAAGTTGATTCCAAAATTCATCCTTCTAGCTATGCAGGGAAAGAATCTTCCCATTCACGGCGACGGTTCGAACGTGAGGAGTTATCTTTATTGTGAAGATGTTGCAGAGGCCTTTGAAGTTGTTCTTCACAAGGGAGAGGTTGGCCATGTTTACAACATTGGGACCAAGAAGGAAAGAAGAGTTATTGACGTGGCCAAAGATATTTGTAAACTTTTCAACATTGACCCAGACACTAGCATAAAGCTTGTAGAGAACAGACCGTTTAATGACCAGAGGTACTTTCTTGATGACCAGAAGCTTAAGAACATAGGTTGGTCAGAGAGGACCACGTGGGAAGAAGGCCTGAAGAAAACCATGGAATGGTACACCAAGAATCCTGATTGGTGGGGTGACGTCAGCGGGGCATTACTTCCTCATCCAAGAATGCTGATGATGCCTGGGGGGATGGAAAGACATCTTGAGGGCTCAGAAGGTGAGAAGCCTGCATCGGTTGGATCATCGAATACTCGAATGGTGGTTCCGTCACCGAAGAATAGTAGCACTGCTCAACAGAAGCATCCTTTTAAGTTCTTGATTTACGGTAGAACTGGGTGGATTGGGGGATTATTGGGGAAACTGTGTGAAAAGCAAGGGATTCCGTATGAATATGGAAAAGGGCGTTTGGAAGATCGGTCCTCACTGGTGGGTGATATTCAGAGCGTAAAGCCAACGCATGTATTTAATGCTGCAGGAGTGACTGGGAGACCTAATGTTGATTGGTGTGAATCTCATAAAACGGAAACAATTAGAACGAATGTTGCTGGTACTTTAACGTTGGCTGACGTCTGTAGGGAACAAGGCATTTTGATGATAAATTACGCCACGGGATGCATATTTGAGTATGATGCAGCTCATCCACAAGGCTCTGGTATTGGTTTCAAGGAGGAAGACAAACCCAATTTCATTGGTTCTTTCTATTCCAAAACCAAGGCTATG GTTGAGGAGCTGTTGAGAGAATATGAGAATGTATGCACCCTTAGAGTTCGAATGCCAATTTCATCGGATCTAAGCAACCCTCGCAACTTCATTACAAAAATTTCTCGTTACAACAAAGTAGTTAACATCCCTAATAGCATGACTATTTTGGATGAACTTCTTCCCATCTCAATTGAGATGGCAAAGAGGAACTTGAAGGGAATCTGGAACTTCACAAATCCTGGGGTTGTGAGCCACAACGAAATCCTTGAGATGTATAGGAATTACATTGACCCCAAATACAAGTGGACTAACTTCACACTAGAAGAACAAGCTAAGGTTATAGTTGCTCCTCGGAGCAACAATGAGATGGATGCATCCAAATTGAAGAAAGAGTTCCCAGAATTGCTTCCCATTAAGGAATCATTGATCAAGTATGTCTTTgaaccaaacaagaaaaattaa